One Microbacterium esteraromaticum genomic window carries:
- the xdhB gene encoding xanthine dehydrogenase molybdopterin binding subunit, translated as MSALADRPENPVVGHRAPHESAALHVTGAAMYTDDIAAQTAGVLTAWPVQSTSAHARVTIDVSGAYEVPGVVRVLTADDVPGLNDAGIRNDEPLFPSEAMFYGHALVWVLGESTEAARLGAERVKVEYDELPSLITVHDAIEAKSFMGTPRTVQRGDAAAALAASAHVFEGVTEFAGQEHFYLETHASFAVRDSEGQYFIQCSTQHPTETQDLVSHVLGIHANEVTVQCLRMGGGFGGKEMQPHGFAAVAALGAKLTGRPVRVRLNRTQDLTMTGKRHPFHISWKVGLDENGMLQALDAVLTADGGWSIDLSEPVLGRALCHLDNAYWIPNVHAYGQIAKTNKQSNTAYRGFGGPQGVFLIEDILGRVAPTLGIDPLELRRRNFYQPGHTTPYGQLVKDAERMPTIWDQLADEASIAERRAEIDAFNAANPDVKRAISMTPIKFGISFNFAAFNQAGALVHVYKDGSVLVNHGGTEMGQGLHTKMLQIAATALGLELHQVRLAPTRTDKVPNTSATAASSGADLNGGAVKNACDQIRDRMAAVAGRLLGVDERDVRFGGGFVTALGKPDRLTFAEVAKAAYFQRVQLFAAGYYRTAGLHWNPEIMQGSPFKYFAYGAAATEVEIDGFTGAYRIRRVDIVHDVGDSLSPMLDIGQIEGAYVQGMGWLTLEDLRWDATDGPHRGRLQTQSASTYKLPSFSEMPEEFNVRLFENAREDGAVYGSKAVGEPPFMLAFSAREALRQAVAAFGPAGHSVDLASPATPESVYWAVETAKAAQGATTPAPELAPV; from the coding sequence ATGAGCGCTCTCGCCGACCGCCCCGAGAACCCCGTCGTCGGGCACCGCGCACCTCACGAGAGCGCGGCGCTGCACGTCACGGGCGCGGCGATGTACACCGACGACATCGCCGCGCAGACCGCCGGCGTGCTCACGGCGTGGCCCGTGCAGTCCACCAGCGCGCACGCGCGCGTGACCATCGACGTCTCCGGAGCCTACGAGGTGCCGGGCGTGGTGCGCGTGCTGACCGCCGACGACGTACCAGGACTCAACGACGCCGGCATCCGCAACGACGAGCCGCTGTTCCCCAGCGAGGCCATGTTCTACGGTCATGCACTGGTCTGGGTGCTCGGCGAGAGCACCGAGGCCGCGCGCCTCGGCGCCGAGCGCGTCAAGGTCGAGTACGACGAGCTGCCATCGCTGATCACCGTGCACGACGCCATCGAGGCGAAGTCTTTCATGGGCACCCCGCGCACCGTCCAGCGCGGTGATGCGGCCGCGGCCCTCGCCGCCTCGGCACACGTGTTCGAGGGCGTCACCGAGTTCGCGGGGCAGGAGCACTTCTACCTCGAGACCCACGCGTCCTTCGCCGTGCGCGACTCGGAAGGGCAGTACTTCATCCAGTGCTCGACCCAGCATCCGACCGAGACGCAGGATCTCGTCTCGCACGTGCTGGGCATCCACGCCAACGAGGTCACCGTTCAGTGCCTCCGGATGGGCGGCGGCTTCGGCGGCAAGGAGATGCAGCCGCACGGCTTCGCCGCAGTCGCGGCCCTCGGCGCCAAGCTCACCGGCCGACCGGTGCGGGTGCGGCTGAACCGCACGCAGGACCTCACGATGACGGGCAAGCGGCACCCGTTCCACATCAGCTGGAAGGTGGGGCTCGACGAGAACGGCATGCTGCAGGCGCTCGATGCGGTGCTGACGGCCGACGGCGGCTGGTCGATCGACCTGTCCGAGCCGGTGCTCGGCCGCGCGCTCTGCCACCTCGACAACGCCTACTGGATCCCGAACGTGCACGCGTACGGGCAGATCGCCAAGACCAACAAGCAGTCGAACACCGCATACCGCGGCTTCGGCGGTCCGCAGGGCGTGTTCCTCATCGAGGACATCCTCGGCCGGGTCGCGCCGACGCTCGGCATCGATCCGCTCGAGCTGCGCAGACGCAACTTCTACCAGCCCGGCCACACCACCCCTTACGGCCAGCTGGTGAAGGATGCCGAGCGCATGCCGACGATCTGGGATCAGCTCGCCGATGAGGCGAGCATCGCCGAGCGGCGTGCCGAGATCGATGCGTTCAATGCGGCGAACCCCGACGTGAAGCGAGCGATCTCGATGACGCCGATCAAGTTCGGCATCTCGTTCAACTTCGCCGCGTTCAACCAGGCCGGCGCGCTCGTGCACGTCTACAAGGACGGCTCGGTGCTGGTCAATCACGGCGGCACCGAGATGGGCCAGGGTCTGCACACCAAGATGCTGCAGATCGCGGCCACCGCCCTCGGGCTCGAGCTGCACCAGGTGCGCCTCGCGCCGACCCGCACCGACAAGGTTCCCAACACGTCGGCCACGGCCGCGTCGTCGGGTGCCGACCTCAACGGCGGAGCGGTGAAGAACGCGTGCGATCAGATCCGCGATCGGATGGCCGCCGTCGCCGGGCGTCTGCTGGGTGTCGACGAGCGTGATGTGCGCTTCGGAGGCGGCTTCGTGACCGCGCTGGGCAAGCCGGATCGACTCACGTTCGCCGAGGTGGCGAAGGCAGCGTACTTCCAGCGCGTGCAGCTGTTCGCCGCCGGGTACTACCGAACCGCCGGTCTGCACTGGAACCCCGAGATCATGCAGGGCTCGCCGTTCAAGTACTTCGCCTACGGCGCCGCCGCCACCGAGGTCGAGATCGACGGGTTCACCGGCGCGTACCGCATCCGCCGTGTCGACATCGTGCACGACGTGGGCGACTCGCTCTCCCCGATGCTCGACATCGGGCAGATCGAGGGCGCGTACGTGCAGGGCATGGGCTGGCTGACGCTCGAGGACCTGCGCTGGGATGCCACCGACGGGCCGCATCGTGGCCGCCTGCAGACGCAGTCGGCGTCGACGTACAAGCTGCCGAGCTTCTCGGAGATGCCGGAGGAGTTCAACGTGCGTCTGTTCGAGAACGCCCGCGAGGACGGCGCGGTCTACGGCTCGAAGGCCGTGGGCGAGCCGCCCTTCATGCTCGCGTTCAGCGCCCGCGAGGCGCTGCGCCAGGCCGTCGCGGCCTTCGGTCCTGCCGGCCACTCGGTCGACCTGGCCTCGCCCGCGACACCCGAGTCGGTGTACTGGGCGGTCGAGACCGCCAAGGCGGCGCAGGGAGCGACGACTCCTGCGCCCGAGCTCGCACCGGTCTGA
- the xdhC gene encoding xanthine dehydrogenase accessory protein XdhC — MVDWLDALRTLRESRTPAVIVTLAMVRGHAPRNGGAKMVISPDDQFGTIGGGNLEATATDRAREMLASGTAEPQLLTLTLSDKATTEYGVQCCGGEVTIMLEPVRVVPSVAVFGMGHVGLELARILSRHEIALHLIDSRPEMLDADRLAPVAADAVARIETHHAPVPEAALLSIPAGAHVLVMTHDHVEDLAIVDQSLRTPGLGSIGLIGSASKWARFRRKLHELGHTDADLTRVTTPIGIPEVSGKQPAAIAVSVAARILQLIEEAAPAASA; from the coding sequence ATGGTCGATTGGCTGGATGCCCTGCGCACGCTGCGCGAGAGCCGCACCCCTGCGGTGATCGTGACGCTCGCGATGGTGCGCGGACACGCGCCTCGCAACGGCGGCGCGAAGATGGTCATCTCGCCTGACGACCAGTTCGGCACGATCGGTGGCGGCAACCTCGAGGCCACCGCCACCGATCGCGCCCGCGAGATGCTCGCCTCCGGCACCGCCGAGCCGCAGCTGCTCACCCTGACGCTCAGCGACAAGGCGACGACCGAGTACGGTGTGCAGTGCTGCGGAGGAGAGGTCACCATCATGCTCGAGCCGGTGCGCGTCGTGCCATCGGTGGCAGTGTTCGGCATGGGGCACGTGGGCCTCGAGCTCGCGCGCATCCTGTCGCGCCACGAGATCGCCCTGCACCTCATCGACTCCAGACCGGAGATGCTCGACGCCGACCGCCTGGCCCCCGTCGCCGCCGATGCCGTGGCGCGCATCGAGACGCATCACGCGCCCGTGCCCGAGGCCGCGCTGCTGAGCATCCCGGCCGGCGCGCACGTGCTCGTGATGACCCACGACCACGTCGAGGATCTCGCGATCGTCGACCAGTCGCTGCGCACCCCGGGGCTCGGTTCGATCGGCCTGATCGGATCGGCGTCGAAATGGGCGCGCTTCCGCAGGAAGCTGCACGAACTCGGCCACACCGACGCCGACCTCACCAGGGTGACGACGCCGATCGGCATCCCCGAGGTGTCGGGCAAGCAGCCTGCGGCCATCGCCGTCAGCGTCGCCGCACGGATCCTGCAGCTCATCGAGGAGGCCGCGCCCGCGGCATCCGCCTGA
- a CDS encoding type II toxin-antitoxin system Phd/YefM family antitoxin — protein sequence MTVQVNMHEAKSQLSALVERVLAGEQVTIARAGTPVIDLVVHRTDRPVIGALRGEFSYDAEAFDGADGEIREMFYGSDD from the coding sequence ATGACTGTTCAGGTGAATATGCACGAGGCGAAGAGTCAGCTCTCCGCCCTTGTCGAGCGGGTGCTCGCGGGCGAGCAGGTGACCATCGCGCGCGCAGGCACCCCGGTGATCGACCTGGTGGTTCACCGGACCGATCGGCCGGTCATCGGCGCGCTCCGAGGCGAGTTCTCTTACGACGCCGAGGCCTTCGACGGCGCAGATGGCGAGATCCGCGAGATGTTCTACGGATCCGACGACTGA
- a CDS encoding type II toxin-antitoxin system VapC family toxin, giving the protein MLLDTHSLLWYATDDERLGPRSRDRIAEAQRLHYSAVSISEIVIKNALGRIDLPGGDRFPEVFTQMGLVELPFTSRHANALREEPTLIRHDPFDRFLLAQSFADGMPLLTADRVLLALGRTWVHDARE; this is encoded by the coding sequence ATGCTCCTCGACACCCACTCGCTTCTCTGGTACGCCACCGACGACGAGCGGCTCGGCCCTCGAAGTCGTGATCGCATCGCCGAGGCTCAGCGCCTGCACTATTCGGCGGTGTCGATCTCGGAGATCGTGATCAAGAATGCGCTCGGCCGAATCGATCTTCCCGGGGGCGACAGGTTTCCGGAAGTGTTCACGCAGATGGGCCTCGTCGAGCTGCCTTTCACATCGCGGCACGCGAATGCCCTTCGGGAGGAGCCGACGCTCATCCGGCACGATCCGTTCGATCGATTCCTTCTCGCACAGTCGTTCGCAGACGGCATGCCGCTTCTCACCGCCGACCGCGTGCTGCTCGCGCTCGGACGCACGTGGGTGCACGACGCACGCGAATGA
- a CDS encoding NCS2 family permease, whose amino-acid sequence MSQTTGVREDADLPRKSTTNTTITPEPRNALDRFFEITKRGSSIPQEIRGGVVTFFAMAYIVILNPIILSGGVDAVGNSLDFAQVGAVTGLTAGVMTLLMGFIARVPFALAAGLGINSFLAVSVVQGVTWPEAMGLVMINGILIVLFGATGIRTAIFHAVPHALKAAITVGIGLFIAFIGFVDSGFVNRTPAGPPVQLGEGGSLSSVPTLIFIATMVLMGVLIARKVPGAILIGIVVGTVVSIIVESVLKLGPTVGSDGEVNPAGWHMTVPGLPSNWFSLPDFSLIGQFDLVGSFGRIGALAAIMLVFTLLFTNFFDAMGAMTGLAKQAGIAHKDATFPRLRSAFVVEGAGAVVGGGTSSSSATVFIDSAAGIAEGARTGLASVITGGLFLFSMFLTPLTAIVPIEVAAAALVIVGALMMAQIREINFNKFSIAMPAFLTIVTMPLTYSIANGIGAGFIAWALINTLAGRARKVHWLLWVVAAGFAIYFARGPIEALLSGGAG is encoded by the coding sequence ATGTCTCAGACCACCGGTGTCCGCGAAGATGCGGACCTGCCACGCAAGAGCACGACGAACACCACCATCACTCCCGAGCCGCGCAACGCGCTCGACCGCTTCTTCGAGATCACCAAGCGCGGATCGTCGATCCCGCAGGAGATCCGCGGCGGCGTCGTCACGTTCTTCGCGATGGCCTACATCGTCATCCTCAACCCGATCATCCTCTCGGGGGGTGTCGACGCCGTCGGCAACTCCCTCGACTTCGCGCAGGTCGGCGCCGTCACCGGCCTCACCGCAGGCGTGATGACCCTGCTCATGGGCTTCATCGCCCGTGTGCCGTTCGCGCTCGCCGCAGGGCTCGGCATCAACTCCTTCCTCGCCGTCTCGGTCGTGCAGGGCGTCACCTGGCCCGAGGCCATGGGACTGGTGATGATCAACGGCATCCTGATCGTGCTGTTCGGCGCCACCGGCATCCGCACCGCGATCTTCCACGCCGTGCCGCACGCGCTGAAGGCCGCCATCACGGTCGGCATCGGCCTGTTCATCGCCTTCATCGGCTTCGTCGACTCGGGCTTCGTCAACCGCACGCCGGCCGGCCCCCCTGTGCAGCTGGGCGAGGGCGGATCGCTCAGCTCGGTGCCGACGCTGATCTTCATCGCCACGATGGTGCTGATGGGCGTGCTGATCGCCCGCAAGGTGCCCGGTGCGATCCTCATCGGCATCGTCGTCGGCACCGTGGTGTCGATCATCGTCGAGAGCGTGCTGAAGCTCGGACCCACGGTCGGCAGCGACGGCGAGGTCAACCCGGCCGGCTGGCACATGACCGTTCCCGGTCTGCCCTCGAACTGGTTCAGCCTGCCCGACTTCTCGCTGATCGGTCAGTTCGACCTGGTCGGCTCGTTCGGCCGCATCGGCGCGCTCGCCGCGATCATGCTCGTCTTCACCCTGCTGTTCACCAACTTCTTCGACGCCATGGGGGCCATGACGGGCTTGGCGAAGCAGGCGGGCATCGCCCACAAGGACGCGACGTTCCCGCGCCTGCGCAGCGCCTTCGTCGTCGAGGGCGCCGGCGCCGTGGTCGGCGGTGGCACGTCCAGCTCCTCTGCGACGGTGTTCATCGACAGCGCCGCCGGCATCGCCGAGGGCGCTCGCACGGGTCTCGCATCGGTCATCACGGGCGGGCTGTTCCTGTTCTCGATGTTCCTCACCCCGCTCACCGCGATCGTGCCGATCGAGGTCGCGGCCGCAGCGCTGGTGATCGTGGGCGCGCTGATGATGGCGCAGATCCGCGAGATCAACTTCAACAAGTTCTCGATCGCGATGCCGGCCTTCCTGACGATCGTCACGATGCCGCTGACGTACTCGATCGCGAACGGCATCGGTGCCGGCTTCATCGCCTGGGCGCTGATCAACACGCTCGCCGGTCGCGCCCGCAAGGTGCACTGGCTGCTGTGGGTGGTCGCGGCCGGGTTCGCGATCTACTTCGCCCGCGGACCCATCGAGGCGCTGCTGAGCGGTGGCGCCGGCTGA
- a CDS encoding nucleoside deaminase, producing the protein MSTTALGAQLTPAQYLAHAVDIAVRNVRNAGGPFGAIVVSADGQVFEGVNRVTANLDPSAHAEVTAIRNACQGLGTFDLTGATLYTSCEPCPMCLATSLWARIDRVYFAADRDDAADAGFDDAVFYRYFEGGPADREIMPVARETLPADQRVAPFTEWNQNSARTEY; encoded by the coding sequence ATGTCAACCACCGCTCTCGGGGCACAGCTCACGCCGGCCCAGTATCTTGCCCATGCCGTCGACATCGCCGTTCGAAACGTCCGCAACGCGGGCGGCCCGTTCGGAGCGATCGTCGTGTCCGCCGATGGTCAGGTCTTCGAAGGCGTCAATCGTGTCACCGCCAACCTCGACCCGTCGGCGCACGCCGAGGTGACCGCCATCCGCAACGCCTGCCAGGGGCTCGGCACGTTCGACCTCACCGGCGCGACGCTCTACACGAGCTGCGAGCCCTGCCCGATGTGCCTCGCCACGTCGCTGTGGGCGCGCATCGACCGCGTGTACTTCGCCGCCGATCGCGATGACGCCGCGGATGCAGGATTCGACGACGCCGTGTTCTACCGGTACTTCGAGGGCGGCCCCGCCGACCGCGAGATCATGCCGGTCGCGCGGGAGACCCTGCCGGCCGACCAGCGCGTCGCACCTTTCACCGAGTGGAACCAGAACTCCGCTCGCACCGAGTACTGA
- the moaA gene encoding GTP 3',8-cyclase MoaA: protein MLTDELDRPLRDLRISVTDRCNFRCVYCMPKEIFGRDYAFLDRDELLSFEEITRIATVAAAHGVQKLRLTGGEPLLRRGIEQLIGQLAAIRTPEGEPLDLALTTNGSALSMKAQALRDAGLKRVTVSLDSLDDDLFQRMNDVRFPVGRVLDGIDAAHAAGLGPIRLNMVVKRGVNDGEIVDMARHFKGTPYTLRFIEYMDVGNTNGWSLDEVVPSAEVISRIGAVFPLEPVAPAVHGETAKRWRYADGTGEIGVISSVTNAFCGTCTRARISTEGKLFTCLFASQGHDLRALMRGGADDDQLAAAMASIWGGRSDRYSEIRAGLTPALRAQRKRIEMSYIGG from the coding sequence ATGCTCACCGACGAACTCGATCGCCCTCTGCGCGATCTGCGCATCTCGGTGACCGATCGATGCAACTTCCGGTGCGTGTACTGCATGCCGAAGGAGATCTTCGGTCGCGACTACGCGTTCCTCGACCGCGACGAGCTGCTGAGCTTCGAGGAGATCACGCGCATCGCGACCGTCGCCGCAGCGCACGGCGTGCAGAAACTGCGCCTGACCGGGGGCGAGCCTCTGCTGCGCCGCGGCATCGAGCAGCTCATCGGGCAGCTGGCCGCGATCCGCACCCCCGAGGGCGAACCCCTCGACCTCGCCCTCACCACCAACGGCTCTGCGCTCTCGATGAAGGCCCAGGCCCTCAGGGACGCGGGGCTCAAGCGGGTGACCGTATCGCTCGATTCGCTCGACGACGACCTGTTCCAGCGGATGAACGACGTGCGCTTCCCGGTGGGCCGGGTGCTCGACGGGATCGACGCAGCTCATGCGGCCGGTCTCGGCCCGATCCGGCTGAACATGGTCGTCAAGCGCGGAGTGAACGACGGCGAGATCGTCGACATGGCCCGGCACTTCAAGGGCACCCCGTACACGCTGCGCTTCATCGAGTACATGGACGTCGGCAACACCAACGGGTGGTCGCTCGACGAGGTGGTGCCATCGGCCGAGGTGATCAGCCGCATCGGCGCGGTGTTCCCTCTCGAGCCGGTCGCGCCCGCCGTGCACGGCGAGACGGCCAAGCGCTGGCGCTATGCCGACGGCACCGGAGAGATCGGCGTGATCTCCAGCGTCACCAACGCGTTCTGCGGCACGTGCACACGCGCCCGCATCTCCACCGAGGGCAAGCTGTTCACCTGTCTGTTCGCATCGCAGGGCCACGACCTGCGCGCGCTCATGCGCGGCGGGGCCGATGACGACCAGCTGGCCGCGGCCATGGCATCCATCTGGGGCGGCCGCAGCGACCGCTACTCGGAGATCCGCGCCGGGCTCACCCCGGCGCTGCGCGCACAGCGCAAGCGCATCGAGATGTCGTACATCGGCGGCTGA
- the coaBC gene encoding bifunctional phosphopantothenoylcysteine decarboxylase/phosphopantothenate--cysteine ligase CoaBC gives MNIVVAVSGGIAAYKSVHLVRLLIKAGHEVTVVPTEDALRFVGLPTWEAISRRPVTTSVHEDVAQVRHVALGQAADLVIVAPATANTIAKMAAGLADDLLGTTLLATVAPVAIAPAMHTEMWRHPATQANIVTLRERGVTILGPGDGELTGGDSGAGRMLEPEQIMAGALALVSPDAGQRAQPQADLDGLRVAVSAGGTREPLDPVRFLGNRSSGRQGTALALAAADRGAEVMLVASHVDGAVLADAERHPLIRIERAGTAAELGEAMRRASEDAAVIVMAAAVADYRPADVSERKLTKESGPLESIELVQNEDIVAHLAARRHPGQVVVAFAAETPDDRDELLERARRKRERKGVDLLVVNEVGWDRGFESGENAVHVIGDGGAVLARASGTKRAVADDIWDVIADILE, from the coding sequence GTGAACATCGTCGTCGCCGTCTCCGGCGGGATCGCCGCCTACAAGAGCGTGCACCTGGTGCGCCTGCTGATCAAGGCCGGTCATGAGGTCACGGTCGTGCCGACCGAAGACGCGCTGCGCTTCGTCGGGCTGCCCACCTGGGAGGCCATCAGCCGAAGGCCGGTCACCACCAGCGTGCACGAGGACGTGGCGCAGGTGCGTCACGTCGCCCTCGGCCAGGCCGCCGACCTCGTGATCGTCGCGCCGGCCACGGCCAACACGATCGCGAAGATGGCCGCGGGGCTGGCCGATGACCTGCTCGGCACGACGCTGCTCGCCACCGTGGCGCCTGTGGCGATCGCCCCGGCGATGCACACCGAGATGTGGCGCCACCCGGCGACGCAGGCGAACATCGTCACGCTGCGCGAGCGCGGCGTGACGATCCTCGGCCCTGGCGACGGCGAGCTCACCGGCGGTGACTCCGGCGCCGGCCGGATGCTCGAACCCGAGCAGATCATGGCCGGCGCTCTGGCCCTCGTCTCACCGGATGCCGGTCAGCGCGCCCAACCACAGGCCGACCTCGACGGGCTGCGCGTGGCCGTCTCCGCAGGCGGCACCCGCGAGCCGCTCGACCCGGTGCGCTTCCTCGGCAACCGCTCCAGCGGTCGCCAGGGCACAGCTCTCGCGCTCGCCGCCGCCGATCGCGGAGCCGAGGTCATGCTCGTCGCCTCGCACGTCGACGGCGCGGTCCTGGCGGATGCCGAGAGGCACCCGCTCATCCGGATCGAGCGCGCGGGGACGGCGGCCGAGCTCGGCGAGGCCATGCGCCGCGCGTCGGAGGACGCCGCGGTGATCGTGATGGCCGCGGCCGTCGCCGACTACCGCCCCGCAGACGTGTCGGAGCGCAAGCTGACGAAGGAATCCGGCCCGCTCGAGAGCATCGAGCTGGTGCAGAACGAAGACATCGTGGCGCATCTGGCCGCTCGGCGGCATCCGGGTCAGGTGGTGGTGGCGTTCGCCGCCGAGACGCCCGACGACCGGGACGAGCTGCTCGAGCGCGCCAGGCGCAAGCGCGAGCGCAAGGGCGTCGACCTGCTCGTGGTGAACGAGGTCGGCTGGGACCGGGGCTTCGAGTCGGGCGAGAACGCCGTGCATGTGATCGGCGACGGCGGGGCCGTGCTCGCCAGGGCATCCGGAACCAAGCGCGCGGTCGCAGACGACATCTGGGACGTCATCGCAGACATCCTGGAGTGA
- a CDS encoding NRDE family protein encodes MCTVVISVGERGARLLAVRDEDPARPWDDLGEWWPDTRPGVFGIRDRRAGGAWLAFDPAARRLAVLLNRADVLDLPDDQALSRGSLALESIAGRSPEGPLPMHGFNLLEVTPEGSRVLSWDGIELRATPVPYGVHMIAHDDLDDPATARIEAWLPQFEAAAAHHDGSPVDWAERWIAVLGESAALSPEDDRAIVRDNHVHGYPTMSLLFCTAEVTPESVQVQSRVLADPGHWD; translated from the coding sequence GTGTGCACCGTCGTGATCAGCGTGGGGGAACGAGGGGCGCGGCTGCTGGCCGTGCGCGACGAGGACCCGGCCCGCCCGTGGGACGATCTCGGCGAATGGTGGCCAGACACCCGTCCCGGCGTGTTCGGCATCCGCGACCGACGCGCAGGAGGCGCGTGGCTGGCCTTCGACCCCGCAGCACGGCGGCTCGCCGTGCTGCTCAACCGCGCCGACGTGCTCGACCTGCCAGATGACCAGGCGCTCTCGCGGGGATCTCTCGCGCTGGAGTCGATCGCCGGCCGGTCACCGGAGGGCCCGCTCCCGATGCACGGCTTCAACCTGCTCGAGGTGACACCGGAGGGGTCGCGGGTGCTGTCGTGGGACGGCATCGAGCTGCGGGCGACCCCCGTGCCCTACGGCGTGCACATGATCGCGCACGACGACCTCGACGATCCGGCCACCGCTCGCATCGAGGCGTGGCTGCCTCAGTTCGAGGCCGCGGCGGCCCACCACGACGGCTCGCCCGTCGACTGGGCCGAGCGCTGGATCGCGGTGCTCGGCGAGAGCGCCGCACTCTCCCCCGAGGACGACAGGGCGATCGTGCGCGACAACCACGTGCACGGATACCCGACCATGTCGCTACTGTTCTGCACCGCAGAGGTGACGCCCGAGTCCGTGCAGGTACAGTCGCGGGTGCTGGCCGACCCCGGCCACTGGGACTGA
- a CDS encoding glycerate kinase yields the protein MRILIASDKFKGSATGSEVAAALADGIREIIPDAVVDAAPVADGGEGTVDAAVASGFTPVTVSVTGPTGRPVDATFAVRGEQAIIEMAAASGLDVLPDGEKNALEATSRGTGELIAAALDRGATAIVLGVGGSACTDGGAGMLQALGVALRTEDRPVRPGGAGLVDLVSADISGLDPRLAGVGFVLAADVDNPLLGDRGAAAVFAPQKGASADDVAVLEAGLSRLAELVDALPGVRPSVSAPGAGAAGGVGYAALAVLGAVREPGIDVIQRLTGLESRIAGADLVITGEGSLDDQSLGGKTPLGVSAAAARAGKPVIAVCGRTTLDAQQAASAGFAKVYALSDIEPEPAKSMANAVPLLRGVGRTIAADLAELLSR from the coding sequence ATGCGCATCCTCATCGCCTCTGACAAGTTCAAGGGCTCGGCAACGGGCTCCGAGGTGGCGGCGGCTCTCGCCGACGGCATCCGGGAGATCATCCCGGATGCCGTCGTCGACGCGGCTCCCGTCGCCGACGGCGGCGAGGGGACGGTCGACGCGGCCGTCGCGAGCGGGTTCACGCCGGTGACGGTGTCGGTGACCGGACCGACCGGTCGCCCGGTGGATGCCACCTTCGCCGTGCGCGGAGAGCAGGCGATCATCGAGATGGCGGCCGCGAGCGGGCTGGACGTGCTGCCCGACGGCGAGAAGAACGCGCTCGAGGCGACCAGTCGCGGCACCGGCGAGCTGATCGCCGCAGCACTCGACCGCGGCGCCACCGCGATCGTGCTCGGCGTGGGCGGCAGCGCCTGCACCGACGGCGGGGCGGGCATGCTGCAGGCGCTGGGCGTGGCACTGCGCACCGAAGACAGGCCCGTCCGCCCCGGTGGTGCGGGCCTGGTCGACCTGGTCTCGGCCGACATCTCGGGACTCGATCCTCGACTCGCCGGCGTCGGGTTCGTGCTGGCGGCCGACGTCGACAATCCTCTCCTGGGAGACCGGGGGGCCGCTGCGGTGTTCGCGCCGCAGAAGGGGGCGAGCGCCGACGATGTCGCCGTCCTCGAGGCGGGCCTGTCTCGTCTCGCAGAGCTCGTCGACGCCCTGCCGGGCGTGCGCCCGTCAGTCTCGGCGCCGGGCGCGGGCGCTGCCGGCGGCGTCGGCTACGCCGCCCTCGCCGTGCTCGGCGCGGTGCGCGAGCCCGGCATCGACGTGATCCAGCGTCTGACCGGACTGGAGTCGCGTATCGCAGGCGCCGACCTTGTCATCACCGGCGAGGGCAGCCTCGACGATCAGAGCCTGGGTGGCAAGACGCCTCTCGGAGTGTCTGCGGCCGCCGCGAGGGCGGGCAAGCCCGTGATCGCGGTGTGCGGGCGCACGACCCTGGATGCCCAGCAGGCGGCCTCCGCGGGCTTCGCCAAGGTCTACGCGCTGAGTGACATCGAGCCGGAGCCGGCGAAGAGCATGGCGAACGCCGTGCCTCTGCTGCGCGGCGTCGGCCGCACGATCGCCGCCGACCTCGCGGAGCTGCTGTCCCGCTGA